ttcaacaacaacaatatatatatacttaacTGTAATATTATTGTAATATTGTGTGCATTAGACATGGAAAATTGATTTGGTAGGAAGTGTAGAAAACAATAATAGAAGGACATGTGTCAAATAACAAAAAACATATGGAAAATATTTTAGTCAATCTCATCTAATCTTCTCTCTTTCTCTACATATTCAAAACCCATCATTTTCAAAAACCCACCATCGTTAAtcttttctttaatttctgtctctataatcactacattatattGCGATTTTTTTCATCAATTAATGATTCAAACACTAAATCAACATGttctttagcttttttttttcattgaaGAAACCTAGTTCAATTTCAcaaaattttctcattttttttctGGTGTTTTTGAAGCGAATCAATCTATCAGTCGATCGTTAGTGTTTCTAGCATACAAATTTCGCCAATCATTGAAGAAATCCTAAGAAATCGGCTTCAATTTGTGTAAGAAATATGAAGAATTTCGTCAATCATTGCATTTTTTTATGTGGATTTTTGAATTGCGTTTTATGTTCTGAGTTTTCGAATTACGTTTTACGATCTAGGTTTTGCCTTTGTGAATTGCGTTTTACAACCTGGGTTTTCGAATTGTGTTTTACAATCCAGGCACTGTGAATAGCGTTTTACAATCTGGATGGACTAGAATACACTTAAATTAACCATACAACTCTATTTTTTGTTCAAACTCACCCATTTAATTTTAGCACTTAATTACTTAATAGATGATTAAAATTCCTTTATAACTTTCCTAACCAAATAAACTTCATAATTCATAATGTATCTTGACCATATGGACATATACTCTATATTCACTCTTCAAGTTTTGTGGTGGTATTCTTTTTAATTTTGCATGGTATCGTTAAGAGTTTGAGTGAGCAGTTGGCAAAAGAATATTATATTTGCTCTACGACTTTTCTCTTTTTAGTAAAGTTATAAAGGCCAAGAATATATTATAATTTCTGTCTTCACGTCATATCCTTCTCTTTTTGGCAATATAAACAATGGTATTTTTACGTTTACGTGCTCAAAATTTTACTTCATATAATCTCTTAAGTATATCAATCAGCTTTATTTTAATAAGATATAAAATAACTATTTGACAAAACTCCTAGAAATTATGTAAGTTCGAAAAtctatttattaataagatataAAATAACGATTTGACAAAACTTCTAGTAAATTATGTAAGTTTGAAAATCTGTTTATTAATATAAGATATAAAATAACTATTTGACAAAACTCCTAGTAAATTATGTAAGTTCGAAAATCTATTTATGGATTATTTGAAACCTAGAATCTGCGTTTTAATCAAAAGGTGTCCCTAATTGAAGTGCCCTGTATGAGTCACGAAAAATGCCACTAGGCCTAATAAATTAAGTTatataaactatttttttaaatgttgTTATTACTTATTCGGTCAATTGATCAATATCACACATTTTACATTTGGACTAAAGTTCATAGATTAATATTGCTGATAACTTTTTAGGTTTTAAGTTTTATATATTGGGCCAAAACtatattaataaaaacaaaactaaCCAAAATGCAAAAGAGCTGTCAACGATGAGAATTCCTTCAACAAAAACATTTAAGTGTTTTGAGcttcattttaaaaaaaaattaagtttcATTGCCAAAAAGTTTTTAGGTGTTTTGAGtttgtttaaaagaaataattaCATGTGAAATCTTCGTAATTCATTCTCTTTTTAAAAGACCAACCATGTGTCTACCCATCCAATGCATGTGTTGTTATTTAGTTAAAAAAAGAGCACAACAATGAACCTATAAGAGCCTCTGAGGTTTTGGTTTGGCATTAATTTACAAAGGAAGAATAAAAAACAAACAGAATAAGGTGGGCATTAGTAGGGATGTTCAAGATCGGataatccggttttcggatattcgaaaatcggatatccgaaatttcggatagtgaaatattgacatccgaacccgaatccgaaatttcggatatccgattttcggatatccgaaatttcggattcgggttcggatatctaatcggatatccgaatatccaattttttatttaatttttatttttttattatcttttaatatTTGGAACCAGATTTttcggatagtttcggatatccgaatataaattttggatatttttcggatatttcggatattttttcggatatttcggatatttttcggatacttcggatattttttcggatatttcggatatttttcggatacttcggatattttcggatattcggatatccgaaaaaaataaaaattaaattttcggatattttcggataatccgattatccgaaaattctcaaaatcactatccgaatccgaatccgaattatcggattatccgattttcggatatccgaaaattcggatgtccgaaaattcggatatttcggatacgggttttcggatatttcggattcggtttcggattcggatttttttgaacacccctaggcATTAGACAAAGTAAAGAATAACGCGGGAATCGAAACCGCCTATACCACGCATTAGAAATTAGAAAGCAGTGCAAAAAGCCAAGAACCATTAAGCTAAGCTTAACAGTTTGTTAAAAATCCAACTTAAAATGCATATATAAATACCTTATAAATACCAATCGAGAATCTCACTAGCTTTAGTTCTAGATAAATACcttttaaataagaaaaaaaaatatttattatttgtttatcGGTCAAAATGTCAAAAGTAAAAAAGTTATTGAAGGTGGAGCTACTCAAACTACTTTTTTTAATGACAAATTTAGATAACTGACCATTGAAGTATCATCGTGTCATCAGCGGAACTATCCGATCATATCAATCTTCATTAGGCTATGACGCCTATACACCAATTAAGGAGGAAACCTAATGAATATGAGAAAAACCCCTTTTATGGGAATCAAACTCAGGACCTATTGGTCACACAAAAGAATTATCCCACCCCTAAAATCTCACCTCTATAAAACCATAGGCACCTACTCAAACTACTAAAGCTACAATCTCAAATTCTATAGAAACTAAAGCACCGGAGACAAGGTTGTATACCCACATCGATGAACAACTTGTTAAGACCACTCGATCACCCCATAAATAACGGTACACATTTTTAACGCAATAGTAGTTTAGTTTCCCCGGGGGAGTTAATGTTATAATATTCTTAATATATGTTCATGTGATTGTTTAGTCCACAAATATCAAACAGCAGCCGAGATGAGACGGCCTTCAAGCTCAGAAGAAGTCGATGGAACGAGTCAGAGCACATTTGACCCGATGAAGCTTTTCAGAGCAATTACCGATGATCTTGACCCCCTTCCATATCTATTCGgtaacaaatatatatatcttcTTTTACAATACATATTGCAGTGAACATCAAACAAAATCCCCTTGTGTTGTTAACTTCTAATAGCATATAAAGCATGAAAACGATGCAAGCTGAGCAAAATATATAGTAGTTTGCACGCACACAAGGACAAACGCTACAAGAAAAATAAATTTGAGAGGGAGAAACGATAACTAACATTTTATTGTTTGGTCACAAATTTTCGATAAATGTCTTATGGAAACCATCAAGACAAAATATATAGTAGTgtgtgtgcatgtatgtatgtatgtatgtatgtaacgtgcatacgtacatgtacgtatgaatgcatgtatgtatatgtgtgtatgtatttgTTTATGTACATATGTACGTACCTACCCATGCATGTATCTACACATACGCACTTGAGGATGGGTGTACACAACATATTAACATAGATAATTGTATAACACTTCAACAATTAATTGATGAAATATGTTTTAGATATGAGAGTTTAATATAAGTTTATCAGGTAAAGTAAACATAAAATCATATAAAGGAAAAATGCTTTTTGAGAATTTAGTTAAATAGAAAATTGATTGATTACATAATTAGTTTTAAGAATTGAACTCGTAGTCTAACTCATATATGACACTAATAATCAATATTATTCCTTTTTTATTTAATCACATAATTAACTTTCAATAAAGATAGATAAAGTAGTTCAATTAaaaaaaagacaattttacccacCTAAACTCTTAAAATTTAATGTAAAAATACAATCATGTCCTCTTCAAATGTATTATGATAGTTAGTGTATATTTGTGTATTGTATAAGATTAAAATGAATAATTTAATTAGAATCTCGAATCATATTGGAAACCAAAAAATTATATTTGATTCACTTTATTCGATTACTGAATTCTAATATTCAAAATCGGAATTCAAACTTGGAGCAAATTGGATTTGAGTCGAATTTCAGTTTTTTGAGTTCGATTCAAATACTAACCACCCTTATTTAATCTTAATATAATGAGATTGTTTTTATTTTGAGATAAGATTTTAAGACTATTTGTGTTTTGAGATTACATTTTACAACAGATATTAATTAGCAACTAATAATTCTGTAACAAAATCAACTAAGGGGTCGTTTGATTTACATTATGTGTTTTAAAGGAATTTGAAATGGAATTTGAATTGGAATTTGAATAAACTCCTTTAAAAATTCATAATGTGATTTGGTAAAATTATGAATGAAATTGAATTGTTTAAAAATCAAAATGACAAATACACCCTTTTCTTCAATCTTACTTCAAATGCATTAAACTCTCAATGGACTCTAAATTTGTTTACTTTGACCATTGTTATAAAAGAAGTTACTAATTATTTTGTGTAAAATGGTATGATATCACAGTAAATCAAGAACAACAAAGAAATAGTGACAAAAGGTGacaaaacttttattattactCAAACCAAGGAAAAGACCCCCccagaaaccctagatctcacaAATGATGAGATCTGTAACAATACAACGAAGAAGATGATCAACTGATGTAAATCAGTTGATCTATacaaatcaaacaatacagaaTAGATCTCACAATAGATCAAACAACCACAAAACACCACAGATCACAAACGATCTGAACCAGTTAACCCTAATCGCCTGATGGAAGAAAGAGAAAGTAACTTCGAGATTGTAACACGAATTCAACTGTTGAAGCCCTTTTATATTGAAAATATCTTTATTTTCAATATCAACCTTCAAGTCTTCACTTTTACACTTTATCCCCTCAGACATTACAACTTAGTCCTTCAAGAATTATAAAGTGCTGCACATATCTCACAATGTCAGTTAGGATATTGTAACAACTTTTTTATATTATGTAACAACTTTATAACAAGTGACAATATATGTTGCAACATGAATTAACATGTGCAAATTATTTTAACATGCCCCCATAATTCATGTGGCAAACATGTCATAAAGACCCAAACTTTCACAAAGAGTTTGATGTTGGTTTGCATTCAAACCCTTTGTGAATATATCAGCCACCTGCACTTCTGTACTGACCTTTTCAGGCTCAACAATACCTGCAGCAATTTTTTCTCTTAAAAAGTGTAAATCCAATTCAAAATGCTTAGTTCTCTCATGAAATACAAGATTTTGAGAGATTGAAATAGTTGATTTACTATCACAGTACAGTTTAACATGCAACTTACAAGAAATCTTTAATTCAGTTAAAACATTGATAATCCACATAATTTCACAAGTAGCTGAGCAAATAGCTCGGTACTCAGCTTCCGCAGTAGATCTAGAGACAACATTTTctttcttgcttttccaagaaacaagTGTTTCTCCTAAAAAAATGCCATACCCAGTAACCGATCTTCTGGTCTTAAGGCATTTAGCCCAATCAGAGTCCACAAATCCAGTTATTACCATATTTTCAGATTTTTTAAAATAAACTCCTTTTCCAGGAGATAATTTCAAATATCTCAATAATCCTAAAGCTATATCAAGATGGATTTGAGTAGGACTATGCATGTATTGACTTAAAAACTGAACAACATAACTGATATCAGGCCTAGTTAAAGACAAGTATATCAGTTTTCCTACTAACCTTTGAAAACCATTAACATTTTGTAAAGTTTTTTGATCACTTTTACACTTACTTGTAACCAAAAAACTTTTCTCAATTGGTGTTGCAACAGGTTTGCAACCCAAATAACCAAACTTATTTAGCAATTCAAGACAATACTTTCGTTGAGACAAAAAAATATAACCATCAGCATATAACACTTCAATTCCTAGAAAATACCTAAGCAAACCAAGATCTTTAATATGAAAACTTTCTCTCAACCTTCGTTTAACATTTTCTATTTCAGACTTGTTATTTCCAGTGATGaaaatgtcatcaacatatacaagTAAAACAACAAACACATTTTGTTTTGACAACACGAACAATGAATAATCACAAATTCTTTGTACAAAACCCatagcagttaacacagaagttaACTTTTCATTCAATTGTCTTGGAGCTTGCTTAAGCCCATATAATGATTTTATTAGTTTACATACTTTTTTCTCATCTTTATCTTTTGAACAATAGCCTTGAGGCTGTGTCATAAAAACATCTTCAGACAATGTACCATATAAAAAAGCATTGTTAACATCCATTTGATACAATGGCCAGTTGTTATTAACAGCCAACTTTAACACAATTCTAACAGTAGTCATTTTGACAACCGGTGAAAAAGTTTCACCAAAATCAAGACCCTCTCTTTGGTTAAACCCTTTGGCAACCAATCTAGCTTTATACCTTTCAACTTCCCCATTAGCCTTATATTTTACCTTATAGACCCATTTACAGCCTATTGGTTTTCTATCTTTAGGAAGATCAACTAATACCCAAGTATTATTTCTATATAAGGCTTCCATTTCAGTATTCATAGCATCAACCCACTTATCATTTTAGCAGCTTCATTATAACAGGTAGGTTCAACTATTTTATTCAACGAAGCAACAAAACACATATTTTCATAAGACAAGTTTGCATAATTAACAACTTTTTCAACTCCATATTTAACTTTACCCTcaacaacaaaatcatcaaattttCTAGGTAAAACAGTATTTCTAGAAGATTTTCTAACACTAGTATTACCCTCAGATTGGTTGGTCTCAACATTTGACCCTATAGTGTCCTCTGCCCTCTCATTTGTATCCTGTCCACTACTGCCCTCATGTTCAGTTTGCAGAGTCATCTCAGCACCTGATACAGGGGCTGATGTAGAGGGAGACAATGGTTGCTGATCATCACTAATAGGATCTTGAGCACCatttgtaccctcttcatcatcgGGTATGTTAGAAACTTCAGATACAACATTGTCAAAAAAATTAACATGATTCAGTTGATTATTTATAATAAGTTCTTGATTATAAAAGTTGTTAATTTTAAAAGGATATACATTTTCATAGAACTTAACATCCcttgaaaaaaatatttttttattatccAAACTCCACAATTTATATccttttttaaaacttgaataaccaagaaaaacacacttttcagcattaaaagaaaatttgtCTGAATCATGCAATATAGTACTAAAACACAAGCATCCAAAGTTTCTAAGATGAGATAATGAGGGTTTAAAACTAAACATCATTTCAAAAGGACTTTTACCATTTAACACAGATGATGGCAACCTGTTAATAAGATACACAACAGTTAAAACACAATCAGACCAAAACCTTAAAGGTAGTCCACCCTGAAACATAAAGGCTCTAGCAGTATTTAACAAATGTCTATGTTTCCTTTCCACCACTCCATTCTGTTGTGATGTATAGGAACATGTTGTTTGATGCAAAATACctttagttttaaaaaaaaactattcatCTGACTGTTTACAAACTCtgttccattatcacttcgaacTATTTTAACTTTCTTTTTAAACTGGGTTAACACAAGTTCATAAAAcacctttaagttttcaaaaacttcagtTTTATTAGTTAGAAAATAACACCAGACTGCTCTAGAAAAATCATCAACAAtagttaaaaaatatttataaccATCATAGCTTGTTACTCTATAAGGACCCCATACATCTAAGTGTATAAGATCTCCTACAACCTTTGACTTGTGTTCACTTAAAGGAAAAGGAACCCTAACTTGTTTAGCTCTATGACAAATATCACATGGACCATGTTCACTTGATTGAATTTTAAGGCTTTGTTTCAATACTGCTAACACCTGATCAGAAGGATGTCCTAACCTACTATGCCAAGTAAAAGACTGAATAGAACTATTAAAGCAAGCATTAAACAGATTACCAGAATTGCCTACAAAATACAGACCACAATTTTGACTACCACTCATCAGGACTCTCTTTGAACTGGAATCCTGTAGCAAACAATTTGTTTCATTAAACACAACAGTCACATGATTATCTTTTGACAACCTATGCACAGACAACAGATTTACACTATACCCTGGAACATAGAAGACATCTTTTAAAATTATCTCATTGGTTAATTTTAAATCCCCAATTTTTAAGACCTTAACATTAGTACCATTTGGATGACTAACAGTTATGTTAAACTCTGAAACATCAACACTATTTATTAAATCTTTGTCTGTTTTAACCATATGTTGACTAGCCCCTGAATCAACAATCCACCCATTCATATTAAAACCAACTGAACTAGAACAACTAACAAAGTTTGAAATATTAACACACTCACCTCGTACATTCTGATTCTGAGAATCTGAAACATTTTTTTCTCCAACTAAACTCAACAGTCTTGCAATCTATTCAGAAGTGAAAGGAAAACCAGAACTTCCCACAGATGAAGCAACATTATTAACAGAGTTACTTTTATTACCACTAACCACATTAGATTTACCAGACTGACTATTATTAttacttcttttttttttaaatccagGTGGATAACCTATAATCTCAAAACATCTATCCACAGTATGCCCTAACATATTACAATGTGTGCATTTTAAATTTGAATTAGACCCtttattaaaccttttcttttgatCAAAGGATTGATTTGTTATAGACACAAAAGCCACATTCTGAGTTTTTGACCCAGTACTAGACATTCTATGTGACTCTTCTCTAGACACCACAGAGAAAGCCACTTTAACAGAGGGTAATGGTTCTCTTGTTAATAGATTTGTTCTGACTGACTGATAAACATCATCCAGTCCCATTAAAAACTGCATCtattttattaaagttgaaaaatCATTAAAATCTTTTGCAGCTTGACAAGAGCATGTAGGAAGATGCAACAtagcatcaaattgtttccacaTAGTTGTAAGTTTATTATAATATTCAGCAACTGAAGTACCATTTTGTGAAACACTGTTAATTCTTTTATACAAATCATATACAATCGAACCATCAACCCTATAGAATGACTCTTTAAGATCAGTCCACACTTTTGAAGCTAGTTTAGAAAACACTTGTCCTAAAGCCAGTTCTTCAGATGTAGAGTTTAATAACCAAGTAAGAACCACAGAATTACATTTGTCCCACTGACTTGCTAACACAAAATCATTCTCAGACCTAATACATTTTCCATCAATAAAACCATATTTGTTTTTTGCTTCTAAAGCCAATTTCATGGCACTAGACCATACAGAATAATTTTCTGTTCCTTTTAGTTTGATACTAACAATTGTCAAAGCACTTGAATCACTTGGATGCAGATATAACGGATCACCTATATCTAACTTTCCAATTAAAGTCTGAGAAGTACTACTAGTATCAGTATCACCAGgcattttcaaacaaaaattACACAATCAATCAGTAAACACAAGCAGAACACAGAACAGTTACCAACAAGTAACAATCAAGAAACTACAAGAGAATAATACACTCACACACAGGCAAAACTGAGTCAGTGTCaagattccaggttcatcactcaCAGGTGCCTGGATATGTCTTAACTCAGAAGCCACTAACAAACAGacatgaacaaacacaaacaatcaacaataacAATCAATCAAcagtgccggtcctcactaccccgacttcaactattCAACCAATCAACAAAAAACTAAAGACAGAAATGAAACAATATTACAGAGGGTGCAATAAACTCCAAAGCGGATCAGAACTACAGCCTTCACTTAGGGCTATAGTTACAGATCAGAAGACAAGAGAACAAATATAACTGGTCAGTTTGCTCTGTATCCTTCGAGGGTTACAGAGACCAACACGGATCTTCAAAAATCCAGCAAATATCTTCAAACCACCACAACCCTAGTTTAGGGTTTCCAAATCTTCAGATCTAGATGACTCACAAGATAACAGTTTCTGAGATAAGaaaccttcaaaaaaaaaaaaaaaacccaagaTCAATAAATAATCAGAGATAATCAAAATACAGCGGAAAAACACAAAAATCAAGAGCTTCTTGacgctctgataccatgtaaaatgGTATGATATCACAGTAAATCAAGAACAACAAAGAAATAGTGACAAAAGGTGacaaaacttttattattacccAAACCAAGGAAAACACCCCccagaaaccctagatctcacaAATGATGAGATCTGTAACAATACAACGAAGAAGATGATCAACTGATGTAAATCAGTTGATCTATacaaatcaaacaatacagaaTAGATCTCACAAGAGATCAAACAACCACAAAACACCACAGATCACAAACGATCTGAACCAGTTAACCCTAATCGCCTGATGGAATAAAGAGAAAGTAACTTCGAGATTGTAACACGAATTCAACTGTTGAAGCCCTTTTATATTGAAAATATCTTTATTTTCAATATCAACCTTCAACTCTTCACTTTTACACTTTATCCCCTCAGACATTTCAACTTAGCCCTTCAAGAATTATAAAGTGCTGCACATATCTCACAATGTCAGTTAGAATATTGTAACAACTTTTTTATATTATGTAACAACTTTATAACAAgtgacaatatgtgttgcaacaTGAATTAACATGTGCAAATTATTTTAACATTTTGAATGGCAAATATTATTTACTCGACATTACACCAATTACTTTAAAATACTCCTTACTCTAAAAGAAGTTACTAATCAACATTATGTATTAACGTTATTATTTTGAAGACAATAGAAACGACTACTTTGATCTCGTTGTTCCATTATACGAAGCATCAGTTACGGGCAACTGGGAGAGTGCAAAGTTCATCTTAGACAAACGCCCGGATTTGGTACGCTATGGTCTTGGTAGTCTTGGCACGGCACTACATGTGGCAGCGACAGCAAAAGAGTCCAAGGAGACCTTACATTTTGTGAAGAATCTAGTAAATATGATGACCGGAGATGAGCTGCAACTTCAAAATAGAAATTCCAACACTGCGTTTTGGATAGCATGTGCAAATGGAAAAATAAACATGGCTAAGATTATGATGGAAAAGAATAGTAGTGTGTTGCACATTCGTGGTAATCTACGATTGTATCCATTGACTGTTGGTGTTGAGTCAGGGACACGGGACCTAGTGAAATGGTTATACAATAATTTTGGGAAGATGAATGGCGACCACTGGGGAGATGATGATAGGGATTTCGTACTCTATTCATGTGTGATTCGAGGTTTCTTTGGTAAGTAATTTTGTCACTAAGATTGTGGGGTCATCACGACATGAACACAACAACCGTTCAGATAAAATTAGGTTATATGTAATGGTTTTACTGCATTTAACCTATTGGATAAGTGTGTGCTCCACAACCAAAAGGTTGTGAGTTCAAATCAAAGACTAAGATAGTTCTACTATATTTATCCTAGAAAATCTATGAGTTGTTAAAAAAATAATGGATTCACTAAAAACGCCATACCTTGTCACTGCCATGTAGGCAGAAATTGTTTCACTAACCACATTCTCTCAAGTGAAATCGTTTCACTAACCGCATTTAGTAAAATAatgtttaaattaaataaataaatatttaagaaaTAGGGATGTGATGCGTTTCTTGCCTCAAAAGAACTAAATAGGCACAGTAGAAGGGCCAACACACCATTAACAAATGTGGGGGTTCCTTCCTTGAATAAGAAAATGATAATTtagtttttttcttatttttttaatttatagaAATGATTATTTTCTTCGTAAGAAAACAATGCTACTCATTAATTAGCataatatgttttcatttttttattacaTATGCTTGCCATTTTCTATATCTTTTATTTTCACTTCATATCATTAAGAGATTACCATATACGTTCTATAGATATTGCAATCCAAATTCTCAAGGACTACCCAGAATATCCTCTTCCTCGGCATGTGCCTGACCTACTTAATGTTTTGGCTGAGAAGCGCAATTCATTTGATAAAGGAGAAAAGAAGCTGATCACGAGAATCATAGAACCAAGTACGTGTCTGATTAGTAATTATCTTCTCGTTTTTCTTTACAGTACTGGAGTGTATTGTTTGTCCTTATCTTTGTAGTTGTTTTCAGTTTATAGATTATTTGGTATGAGCTTAGAAGAGGATACCGATGCACTGAAAGTACTAGAAATCATTTGGAAACGTGCCACAAAAACAATGGACTTCAAAGAAATTCAGAGTATGCTCAAAGTGTCTAGATCTTCTGGAATATTATTTGATGCTGCAAGAAGCGGCAACACTAGGTTTATAGTTGAGGTGCTTCGTAGATATCCTGAtttgatgtttgaaataaatgAAGATGGGCACACTATATTTCATATAGCTGTAATGCATCGTAATCAAGGTATTTGCAACCTATTGTACGAGATAGGGGACGGCTCCAGAAACAACATATGCCGACTAACTGACAAGAACAAAAATAATATACTTCATTTAGTTGGTAAGAGTTCAAAAGAGATGGCAACTAAGATGTCTGGAGCATCTTTGCTAATGCAACGAGAATTATTGTGGTTCCAGGTATAAGCTTTAGATTAATGTCCCAAAACTCCTTAATAAGCTACATAGTAATTATAATGTGAAAccggttaatctcttaacatcATGTACATAGTTAGAtagttagaattattattaagTAGCGGTTACAAAGTAcgaggaccaaagttgacaaagtGGAAGTTGGAAACTACCCTAATAACCGAATGGGTGTGTCTCTACACACATACCATTTCGGAATCGGTGCAAGGAAAAGAACAAAGGGACGCGACTGTTGATCGAGTGGACGACATTCAACACACCTCTTCAAGATTCAATCATAGCCACATATCCAAGAGACGTGTCCTTTCACGAAGAGACGCAACTCTTCACTCGTACCCGTAGGAAACTATAAATAGGATAGATTGTTTTCATTTGTAAAACACACTCTCATTCGATTTGTAAACATTCATTCGTTTATTACAAGTTATTGTTATTCAAGTTATTCACGCTCatttagagatcaagatccaagttcgggccaacaaattggtatcagagtgtcaggctctaggcgtgggaatcgcaaggcatcgcagggaattcgcgatcaggtttcaaTTTCGTTTAAATTCGCAAAAGTTTCATTTCAGAATTTTTTATTTTCGGTTCTAGGAAAGTCGGTCGAACCGAACGGTTAGGAATCTAGGGTTTGTTTTGATTCCGGGGTTTTAGTGCGAATTAGTTTGGTTGTGGTTGTTTGGTTATTACACGATTCGGGTAATCGGGGTTGTTAAGATATATTGAAACCAAAAGGAAAGTTTAGTAGAA
This genomic stretch from Helianthus annuus cultivar XRQ/B chromosome 8, HanXRQr2.0-SUNRISE, whole genome shotgun sequence harbors:
- the LOC110894765 gene encoding uncharacterized protein LOC110894765 — protein: MNNLLRPLDHPINNVHKYQTAAEMRRPSSSEEVDGTSQSTFDPMKLFRAITDDLDPLPYLFDNRNDYFDLVVPLYEASVTGNWESAKFILDKRPDLVRYGLGSLGTALHVAATAKESKETLHFVKNLVNMMTGDELQLQNRNSNTAFWIACANGKINMAKIMMEKNSSVLHIRGNLRLYPLTVGVESGTRDLVKWLYNNFGKMNGDHWGDDDRDFVLYSCVIRGFFDIAIQILKDYPEYPLPRHVPDLLNVLAEKRNSFDKGEKKLITRIIEPIYRLFGMSLEEDTDALKVLEIIWKRATKTMDFKEIQSMLKVSRSSGILFDAARSGNTRFIVEVLRRYPDLMFEINEDGHTIFHIAVMHRNQGICNLLYEIGDGSRNNICRLTDKNKNNILHLVGKSSKEMATKMSGASLLMQRELLWFQV